One region of Chryseobacterium muglaense genomic DNA includes:
- the glgP gene encoding alpha-glucan family phosphorylase, with translation MDFRNFKIPFSINPKYSKRVAYFSMEFAIEQVLKIYSGGLGFLAGSHMRSAYNLNQDLIGIGILWKFGYYDQARNHDQTLQPTWTRKMYSFLEDTGIKFQIEIHSAPVWVKVWYLDPEVFNTAPMFFLSTDVPENDHISKTICHRLYDANEATKLAQYILLGKGGAKLLDEMNIERDVYHLNEAHGLPAAFHLLKKYNGDIQKVKEKLVFTTHTPEEAGNEKHNLKLCYDMSYFSGLTMEEAKGIEGSDGELFNHSLCALKMARIANGVSKLHGKVSRAMWSKYPGICEIKSITNAQEFKYWSDKALYISDAENNDIIFDYRKKILKKRLFRIVADQTGNLFDPNIFTIVWARRFAGYKRADLLLQDKERFRKLLNNPKYPVQIIWAGKPYPMDYSSISTFNVLVEESKNHKNMAVLTGYELALSKSLKQGSDLWLNNPRVPREASGTSGMTAAMNGSVNLSTDDGWIPEFAKHGENSFVVPKADYMNMSIYEQDTYDFNKLYEILENEILPTYYDHPDQWRKIQQNSMKDVKQNFNSDRMADEYYSIIYNA, from the coding sequence ATGGATTTCAGAAATTTCAAAATACCTTTCAGCATCAACCCAAAATATTCTAAAAGAGTTGCCTATTTTTCGATGGAGTTTGCTATTGAGCAGGTTTTAAAAATATATTCCGGTGGTTTAGGTTTTTTAGCAGGTTCACATATGCGAAGTGCCTACAACCTTAACCAAGATCTTATCGGGATCGGAATTTTATGGAAATTCGGATACTACGACCAGGCAAGGAATCACGATCAGACCTTACAGCCAACCTGGACGAGAAAAATGTACAGTTTTCTTGAAGATACTGGTATAAAATTTCAAATTGAAATTCACAGTGCTCCGGTTTGGGTAAAAGTTTGGTATCTTGATCCTGAAGTTTTCAATACGGCACCCATGTTTTTCCTTTCTACAGACGTACCGGAAAACGATCATATTTCTAAAACAATTTGCCATAGATTGTACGATGCCAACGAAGCTACGAAGCTGGCTCAATATATTTTGCTTGGAAAAGGAGGTGCAAAACTTTTAGATGAAATGAACATCGAAAGAGATGTTTACCATCTGAACGAAGCTCACGGACTTCCAGCTGCATTTCATTTATTAAAAAAATACAACGGAGATATTCAGAAAGTAAAAGAAAAACTGGTTTTTACCACACACACTCCTGAAGAAGCAGGAAACGAAAAGCACAATCTGAAATTATGCTATGACATGTCTTACTTTTCAGGCTTAACTATGGAAGAAGCAAAAGGGATAGAAGGTTCTGATGGTGAACTTTTCAATCACTCTCTTTGTGCCTTGAAAATGGCAAGAATTGCAAATGGAGTTTCAAAACTACACGGTAAAGTATCCAGGGCGATGTGGAGTAAATATCCCGGAATTTGCGAAATAAAATCGATTACCAACGCTCAGGAATTCAAATATTGGAGTGACAAAGCATTATACATTTCTGACGCTGAAAATAACGATATCATTTTCGACTACCGGAAAAAAATTTTAAAGAAAAGATTATTCAGAATTGTTGCCGACCAGACCGGAAATTTATTTGATCCCAACATTTTCACAATCGTTTGGGCAAGAAGATTTGCAGGTTACAAAAGAGCAGATTTACTTTTGCAGGATAAAGAAAGATTCAGAAAGCTATTAAACAATCCTAAATATCCGGTACAGATTATTTGGGCAGGAAAACCTTATCCGATGGATTATTCTTCAATTTCCACTTTCAACGTTTTGGTGGAAGAAAGCAAAAACCACAAAAATATGGCGGTTTTAACGGGATATGAATTGGCTTTAAGCAAATCTTTAAAACAGGGTTCAGATCTATGGTTAAATAACCCGAGAGTTCCGAGAGAAGCATCAGGTACATCAGGAATGACCGCTGCAATGAACGGTTCTGTAAACCTTTCTACAGACGATGGATGGATTCCGGAATTTGCAAAACACGGTGAAAATTCTTTCGTTGTTCCAAAAGCAGATTATATGAATATGAGTATTTATGAGCAAGATACCTATGATTTCAACAAATTATACGAAATTCTTGAAAACGAAATTTTACCAACCTACTACGATCACCCCGATCAATGGCGAAAAATACAGCAAAACTCGATGAAAGATGTAAAGCAAAATTTCAACAGCGATAGAATGGCAGATGAATATTACAGCATCATCTACAATGCATAA